From a region of the Arachis ipaensis cultivar K30076 chromosome B09, Araip1.1, whole genome shotgun sequence genome:
- the LOC107619124 gene encoding uncharacterized protein ycf37 isoform X2 codes for MFQREMTIESHNTLVTKQSEMNDLTTEDLEDGGLLSKLVYTFLFGQTLSVVSPGLSYASDSMKMNQIYEVGELFDLSIQLLYLVSLLGLLGVGTYFVIRQVLVRRELDLSAKELQEQVRSGDASATELFELGAVMLRRKFYPAATKFLLQAIEKWDGDKQDLAQVYNALGVSYVRDGKVDKGIAQFEMAVKLQPGYVTAWNNLGDAFENKKEYKAALKAFEEVLLFDPNNKIARPRRDALKDRVEMYKGVPVKSKEK; via the exons TGAATGACTTAACAACAGAGGATCTTGAAGATGGGGGATTGTTATCTAAATTGGTTTATACATTCTTGTTTGGGCAGACTTTATCAGTGGTTTCTCCTGGTCTTTCATATGCAAGTGACTCAATGAAGATGAATCAGATATATGAAGTTGGAGAGTTATTTGATTTAAGCATCCAACTATTATACTTGGTATCATTATTGGGTTTGCTAGGGGTTGGGACTTACTTTGTGATTCGCCAAGTTCTTGTTCGCAGAGAACTTGACCTTTCTGCCAAAGAGTTGCAG GAGCAAGTACGAAGTGGTGATGCCAGTGCAACTGAGCTTTTTGAACTTGGTGCAGTGATGCTGCGGAGGAAGTTTTATCCAGCTGCCACCAAGTTTCTGCTTCAAGCAATTGAGAAATGGGATGGGGATAAGCAAGATCTTGCGCAG GTGTACAATGCTCTTGGTGTCAGCTACGTCCGTGATGGGAAGGTTGACAAAGGAATTGCTCAGTTTGAGATGGCTGTAAAGCTTCAACCAGGCTATGTCACAGCATGGAACAATCTTGGGGATGCCTTTGAGAATAAAAAAGAATATAAGGCTGCTCTTAAGGCATTTGAAGAAGTCCTGCTATTTGATCCTAACAACAAGATTGCTCGGCCCAGAAGAGACGCTTTGAAGGACCGTGTTGAAATGTACAAAGGCGTTCCTGTCAAGTCcaaagagaaataa